One Kineococcus radiotolerans SRS30216 = ATCC BAA-149 DNA window includes the following coding sequences:
- a CDS encoding DUF4244 domain-containing protein produces the protein MHGGSRGEPQQEPHGEPQEEPRAQPQEEPGGGPGGEREERWGRDERWGRGGGGAEREPPGDAGMATAEYAMATLAACGFAALLIAVLRSDEVRGMLLGIVRQALSLG, from the coding sequence TTGCACGGGGGATCGCGCGGGGAACCGCAGCAGGAGCCGCACGGGGAGCCGCAGGAGGAGCCGCGCGCGCAACCGCAGGAGGAGCCGGGCGGAGGGCCGGGCGGGGAGCGGGAGGAGCGGTGGGGACGGGACGAGCGGTGGGGACGGGGCGGCGGGGGAGCGGAGCGGGAACCGCCGGGCGACGCGGGGATGGCCACCGCGGAGTACGCGATGGCCACGCTGGCGGCGTGCGGCTTCGCCGCCCTGCTCATCGCGGTCCTGCGCAGCGACGAGGTGCGGGGGATGCTGCTGGGCATCGTCCGCCAGGCGCTGAGCCTGGGGTGA
- a CDS encoding type II secretion system F family protein → MTGVAGAVLVAVVLAAAVLVAGGGTAPRPGAGPPPPRWGRVRNRLTQRRGSLRREPPVDVPLVLDLVAAAVEAGLPPGRALEAAVDALAGTGAEETALRRVAVQLSWGSSPEEAWRDLTGESERWDELAEALLLSTRTGAPAASLLASAAASARAARRWEAEAAAARLSALLVLPLGLCTLPAFLLLGVVPVVLTLAGEVLGAGS, encoded by the coding sequence GTGACCGGTGTCGCCGGGGCGGTGCTGGTCGCGGTGGTGCTGGCGGCGGCGGTGCTGGTCGCCGGCGGCGGGACAGCTCCGCGCCCCGGTGCCGGTCCGCCCCCGCCGCGGTGGGGACGGGTGCGGAACCGGCTCACCCAGCGGCGGGGCTCCCTGCGGCGCGAACCCCCGGTCGACGTCCCCCTCGTCCTGGACCTGGTGGCGGCCGCGGTCGAGGCGGGGCTGCCCCCGGGGCGGGCGCTGGAGGCCGCCGTGGACGCGCTGGCGGGGACCGGGGCGGAGGAGACGGCCCTGCGCCGGGTCGCCGTCCAGTTGTCGTGGGGGTCCTCCCCCGAGGAGGCCTGGCGGGACCTGACGGGGGAGAGCGAGCGCTGGGACGAGCTCGCCGAGGCGCTGCTGCTCTCGACGCGGACGGGCGCCCCGGCCGCGTCGCTGCTGGCTTCGGCGGCCGCCTCGGCCCGCGCCGCGCGGCGGTGGGAGGCCGAGGCCGCCGCCGCCCGCCTGTCGGCGCTGCTGGTGCTGCCCCTGGGGTTGTGCACCCTGCCCGCGTTCCTGCTGCTGGGGGTGGTTCCCGTCGTGCTCACCCTGGCCGGGGAGGTGCTCGGAGCGGGGTCGTGA
- a CDS encoding TadA family conjugal transfer-associated ATPase encodes MRLTEEEFARTVERVRDRLARNASAPDPPAVAAAARAEGVVLAAADLLRLLDGVGAAVHGAGRLQPLLETDGVTDVLVNGGGTVWVDDGAGLRRAATTLDGEAEVRALAVRLAAGAGRRLDEASPFVDARLPDGTRLHALLPPLAPDGTHLSLRVPAVRRFGLPDLLRHGAVPGGWEPVLRALVERRCSFLVSGGTGSGKTTLLQALLGLVAPGERIVLVEDSGELRPDHPHVVRLEARHGNVEGRGAVGLDVLVRQALRMRPDRLVVGECRGAEVRDLLAALNTGHAGGAGTVHANTAADVPARLHALASTAGLTPGAVDAQVLAGIDVVLHVARRGGRRGLVEVAVVVAEAGRAVVVPALAAGGEPPGGRGPAPRPAGWDRLSALLDLPAGVAG; translated from the coding sequence GTGAGGCTCACCGAGGAGGAGTTCGCCCGCACCGTCGAGCGCGTGCGCGACCGCTTGGCCCGCAACGCCTCCGCCCCCGACCCGCCCGCGGTGGCCGCGGCGGCCCGGGCGGAGGGCGTGGTCCTCGCCGCCGCCGACCTGCTCCGGCTGCTGGACGGGGTGGGGGCCGCGGTCCACGGCGCGGGGCGGTTGCAGCCGCTCCTGGAGACCGACGGCGTCACCGACGTGCTGGTCAACGGCGGCGGCACCGTCTGGGTCGACGACGGCGCCGGGCTGCGCCGGGCGGCGACCACCCTGGACGGGGAGGCCGAGGTCCGTGCCCTGGCCGTGCGGCTAGCCGCCGGCGCGGGCCGGCGCCTGGACGAGGCGAGCCCCTTCGTCGACGCCCGCCTGCCCGACGGCACCCGGCTGCACGCCCTGCTGCCGCCGCTGGCCCCCGACGGCACCCACCTGAGCCTGCGGGTCCCGGCCGTGCGCCGCTTCGGCCTCCCCGACCTGCTGCGCCACGGCGCGGTGCCCGGGGGGTGGGAACCGGTGCTGCGGGCCCTGGTCGAGCGCCGGTGCTCCTTCCTCGTCAGCGGGGGCACGGGCAGCGGGAAGACGACCCTGCTGCAGGCGCTGCTCGGCCTCGTCGCCCCCGGTGAGCGGATCGTGCTGGTGGAGGACTCCGGGGAGCTGCGCCCGGACCACCCCCACGTCGTCCGCCTCGAAGCCCGCCACGGCAACGTCGAGGGCCGCGGCGCCGTCGGCCTCGACGTCCTGGTCCGGCAGGCGCTGCGGATGCGCCCGGACCGCCTCGTGGTCGGGGAGTGCCGGGGCGCGGAGGTCCGCGACCTGCTGGCCGCGCTGAACACCGGGCACGCCGGCGGGGCGGGGACGGTCCACGCCAACACCGCCGCCGACGTCCCGGCCCGGCTGCACGCGCTGGCCTCGACGGCCGGGCTGACCCCCGGCGCGGTCGACGCCCAGGTCCTCGCCGGCATCGACGTCGTCCTGCACGTCGCGCGCCGGGGCGGGCGGCGCGGGCTGGTCGAGGTGGCGGTCGTCGTCGCGGAGGCCGGCCGGGCCGTGGTGGTCCCGGCCCTGGCGGCCGGGGGCGAGCCGCCGGGTGGGCGGGGACCCGCGCCGCGCCCGGCGGGCTGGGACCGGCTGAGCGCGCTGCTCGACCTGCCCGCGGGGGTGGCCGGGTGA